A region from the Cystobacter ferrugineus genome encodes:
- the truA gene encoding tRNA pseudouridine(38-40) synthase TruA, with amino-acid sequence MPRLKLTVEYDGTNYVGWQVQPNGVSIQARLMDAVEKLLGERVPVEAAGRTDAGVHATGQVVCFTTGRVLPLKAYWMGLNSLLPEDIAVVRAEEVPADFDPRRWSRGKRYRYRVSNAPSRSPLLRATHWEVFAPLDVDALRRGAAHLVGRHDFSSFRASDCQAAHAVREVRRVDIQGESRGVLSFTVEGTAFLKHMVRNLVGSLVEVGKGRRSPDWVAEVLAARDRKRAGPTAPAHGLVLEEVFYGEGPPPRSPGGTADGGDEE; translated from the coding sequence ATGCCCCGCCTGAAGCTGACGGTCGAATACGACGGAACGAACTACGTGGGGTGGCAGGTCCAACCCAATGGCGTCTCCATCCAGGCGCGGTTGATGGACGCGGTGGAGAAGCTGCTCGGCGAGCGCGTGCCGGTGGAGGCCGCGGGCCGGACGGACGCGGGCGTGCATGCCACCGGGCAGGTGGTGTGCTTCACCACCGGGCGCGTGCTGCCGCTCAAGGCCTACTGGATGGGGCTCAACAGCCTGCTGCCCGAGGACATCGCCGTGGTCCGGGCCGAGGAGGTGCCCGCCGACTTCGATCCCCGCCGCTGGTCGCGCGGCAAGCGCTACCGCTACCGGGTGAGCAACGCGCCCTCGCGCTCGCCGCTGCTTCGCGCCACGCACTGGGAGGTGTTCGCTCCGCTGGATGTGGACGCCCTGCGGCGCGGCGCGGCCCATCTGGTGGGGCGGCACGACTTCTCCTCCTTCCGGGCCTCGGACTGCCAGGCCGCCCACGCCGTGCGCGAGGTGCGCCGGGTGGACATCCAGGGAGAGAGCCGCGGGGTGCTGTCCTTCACCGTCGAGGGCACCGCCTTCCTCAAGCACATGGTGCGCAACCTCGTGGGCTCCCTGGTGGAGGTGGGCAAGGGCCGCCGGTCTCCGGACTGGGTGGCCGAGGTGCTCGCCGCCCGGGATCGCAAGCGCGCGGGCCCCACCGCGCCCGCCCACGGGCTCGTCCTGGAGGAGGTCTTCTATGGGGAGGGCCCGCCCCCTCGTTCCCCCGGCGGCACGGCGGACGGAGGCGACGAGGAGTGA
- a CDS encoding serine/threonine protein kinase — MAPVAARTPVPFGQYQLLERIAVGGMAELFLAHQSGPDGFDKPVVIKRIRSELSKQPAFVRMFLNEARLAAQLNHPNIVQIHDLGKVGDSYFIAMEYLFGRDTRKVVPMAESLGISFPMVYALKIASSVCEGLHYAHQKVDLYGSPLNIVHRDVTPENIFVCFDGTVKVLDFGIAKATNRAEQTTRAGELRGKLSYLSPEQCLGKPVDHRSDLFSLGAVLYEWLTGFQLFSGDSEVAVMRGIVEGKVYAPSYFRADIPEPVEAILMKALERDRDKRYPSAWHFQQDLDRFLNAYDFTPTHLHLSNFLKQLFLRELEEEQERLRSAPRTAQEQVPASDSPSGSEHVLPVPVSAAQLEQLEAMARRNNVPVTRMVGELLSAWLKYR, encoded by the coding sequence ATGGCTCCCGTCGCCGCGCGCACTCCCGTGCCCTTTGGGCAGTACCAACTCCTCGAGCGCATCGCCGTGGGTGGAATGGCGGAGCTGTTCCTGGCCCACCAGTCGGGCCCGGACGGCTTCGACAAGCCCGTGGTCATCAAGCGCATCCGCTCGGAGCTGTCCAAGCAGCCGGCCTTCGTGCGCATGTTCCTCAACGAGGCCCGGCTCGCCGCCCAGCTCAACCACCCCAACATCGTGCAGATCCACGACCTGGGGAAGGTGGGCGACAGCTACTTCATCGCCATGGAGTACCTCTTCGGCCGCGACACGCGCAAAGTGGTGCCCATGGCCGAGTCGCTCGGCATCTCCTTTCCCATGGTGTACGCGCTGAAGATCGCCTCGTCCGTGTGCGAGGGCCTGCACTACGCGCACCAGAAGGTGGACCTGTACGGCTCGCCGCTCAACATCGTCCACCGGGACGTGACGCCGGAGAACATCTTCGTGTGCTTCGACGGCACGGTGAAGGTGCTCGACTTCGGCATCGCCAAGGCGACCAACCGCGCCGAGCAGACGACGCGCGCCGGAGAGCTGCGCGGCAAGCTCAGCTACCTGAGCCCCGAGCAGTGTCTGGGCAAGCCCGTGGACCACCGCAGCGATCTGTTCTCCCTGGGGGCGGTGCTCTACGAGTGGCTCACCGGCTTCCAACTCTTCTCGGGCGACTCGGAGGTGGCCGTCATGCGCGGCATCGTGGAGGGCAAGGTGTATGCCCCCTCGTACTTCCGCGCGGACATCCCCGAGCCCGTGGAAGCCATCCTCATGAAGGCGCTGGAGCGCGACCGGGACAAGCGCTACCCCTCGGCCTGGCACTTCCAGCAGGACCTGGACCGCTTCCTCAACGCGTACGACTTCACGCCCACGCACCTGCACCTGTCCAACTTCCTCAAGCAGCTCTTCCTGCGTGAGCTGGAGGAGGAGCAGGAGCGGCTGCGCTCGGCGCCCCGCACCGCCCAGGAGCAGGTGCCGGCGTCGGACTCGCCCTCCGGGAGCGAGCACGTGCTTCCCGTGCCCGTCTCCGCCGCGCAACTGGAGCAGTTGGAGGCGATGGCCCGTCGCAACAACGTCCCCGTGACGCGCATGGTGGGCGAGCTCCTCTCCGCCTGGCTCAAGTACCGCTGA
- a CDS encoding translation initiation factor, which translates to MARNDDKSKGFHQPFARLGGLRDALPSTKPELRPEDFPATPPDQGPERVTVRRESGKGGEDFTVVEGLGLPAAELHVWLQALQRGLACTGSVEGERLRLRGDHRFTLPDLLLRRGVKRVVQG; encoded by the coding sequence GTGGCCAGGAACGACGACAAGTCCAAGGGCTTCCACCAGCCGTTCGCCAGGCTCGGGGGCCTGCGCGACGCCCTGCCCTCCACGAAGCCCGAGCTGCGCCCGGAGGACTTTCCCGCCACCCCACCCGACCAGGGGCCCGAGCGCGTGACGGTGCGCCGGGAGAGCGGCAAGGGAGGCGAGGACTTCACCGTGGTGGAGGGGCTGGGCCTGCCCGCGGCGGAGCTCCACGTCTGGCTCCAGGCCCTCCAGCGGGGCCTCGCGTGTACCGGGAGCGTGGAGGGAGAGCGGCTGCGGCTCCGGGGAGATCACCGCTTCACCCTGCCCGACCTGCTGCTGCGCCGCGGCGTCAAGCGCGTGGTCCAGGGCTGA
- a CDS encoding helix-turn-helix domain-containing protein: MKSVRENTPPSSEEAEAAPAKGRKRESSAKKVAPPVADAPTSEEEWAYEVAHAEASTDLAPIVGRNLRRLRTQRGLSLERLAKASGVSRAMLGQIELGQSAPTINVIWKIARALGIPFSALISTTAQTGTRLMRSQQSKRLSSHDGKFVSRALFPFDEPRRVEFYELRLAAHATEEADAHPPGTMENLVVTSGTVEIDRGEEHHVLSAGDAILFEADVAHVYRNTSDVDAVMYLVMTYAETVG, encoded by the coding sequence GTGAAATCGGTTCGAGAAAACACCCCTCCCTCGTCGGAGGAAGCCGAAGCCGCTCCGGCCAAGGGCCGGAAGCGGGAGTCGAGCGCGAAGAAGGTGGCGCCGCCCGTGGCCGATGCCCCCACCTCCGAGGAGGAGTGGGCCTACGAGGTCGCTCACGCGGAGGCGTCCACGGATCTGGCGCCCATCGTCGGACGCAACCTGCGCAGGCTGCGCACCCAGCGGGGCCTGTCCCTGGAGCGGCTCGCCAAGGCGTCGGGCGTGAGCCGGGCGATGCTGGGGCAGATTGAACTGGGACAGAGCGCGCCCACCATCAACGTCATCTGGAAGATCGCCCGGGCGTTGGGCATCCCGTTCTCGGCGCTGATCAGCACCACGGCGCAGACGGGCACCCGCCTGATGCGCTCCCAGCAGTCCAAGCGGCTGTCCTCCCATGATGGGAAGTTCGTGTCGCGGGCGCTCTTTCCGTTCGACGAGCCCCGGCGCGTGGAGTTCTACGAGCTGCGGCTGGCCGCGCACGCGACGGAGGAGGCGGACGCCCACCCGCCCGGCACCATGGAGAACCTGGTGGTGACGTCGGGCACGGTGGAGATCGACCGGGGCGAGGAGCACCACGTGCTGAGCGCGGGAGACGCCATCCTGTTCGAGGCGGACGTGGCGCATGTCTACCGGAACACCAGTGACGTGGACGCGGTGATGTACCTGGTGATGACGTACGCGGAAACGGTCGGCTGA